One window of Aliarcobacter lanthieri genomic DNA carries:
- a CDS encoding DUF3817 domain-containing protein, which produces MLRTKFSQFRTISIIEGISYLVLVFIAMPLKYFFDEPLAVKIFGMMHGIFFILFCIALYNAMRQYKWGFLFSLKLFIYSLIPFFFILIEKEIVKKRGNI; this is translated from the coding sequence ATGTTAAGAACAAAGTTTTCTCAATTTAGAACAATATCTATAATCGAAGGGATATCTTATTTAGTATTAGTCTTTATAGCAATGCCCCTAAAATATTTTTTTGATGAACCACTTGCTGTTAAAATATTTGGAATGATGCATGGAATATTTTTTATTTTATTTTGTATAGCTTTATATAATGCTATGAGACAATATAAATGGGGATTCTTATTTAGTTTAAAATTATTTATTTATTCTTTAATTCCTTTCTTTTTTATATTAATAGAAAAAGAAATTGTTAAAAAAAGAGGAAATATTTAG
- the thiI gene encoding tRNA uracil 4-sulfurtransferase ThiI encodes MNDNEIKTQKFIVKYFTEIMIKGDSAKRQMINQLYQNLQKISLRISKDIQIKKFFDKIELVTPFDFVEELRVKLLETSGIEQVLEAIQIDNMHTLDEIKVKVNEYMSHTISDKTFVVRAKRVGTQNFKSTDIEQTVGGYMLAMNKNSKGVDLKNADITINLELEHAKLNIITKKYFGMGGFPLGTQGDILSLMSGGFDSTVASYLSIKRGIKTHFIFFNLGGLAHEIGVKQVAWYLWNRFSSSHKVSFITVPFEDVVSQIFKDISPSYMGVMLKRLMIQASENIAKDLKIDSLLTGESVAQVSSQTLRNLSLIDSASNMLILRPLSFMSKPDIIDIATKIGTRKFAEAMPEYCGVISQHPVTFGSYDRVEKEAKAFDYSILDEAIKNAKIKSIDEVLDDICEIGSLEVVNEPNKNDIVIDIRQSLDCIKTDVETLKIPFYNLKKEFKNLSKEKTYLLYCDKGVLSQLHGQFLKDSEGYTNIKVYRPK; translated from the coding sequence ATGAATGACAATGAGATAAAAACACAAAAGTTTATAGTGAAATACTTTACTGAAATTATGATAAAAGGTGATAGTGCTAAAAGGCAAATGATAAATCAACTATATCAAAATCTACAAAAAATATCTTTAAGAATTTCAAAAGATATACAAATAAAAAAATTTTTTGATAAGATAGAACTTGTAACCCCTTTCGATTTTGTTGAAGAATTAAGAGTAAAACTTTTAGAAACTTCAGGAATTGAACAAGTTTTGGAAGCAATACAAATTGATAATATGCATACATTAGATGAAATAAAAGTAAAAGTCAATGAATATATGAGTCATACTATCTCTGATAAAACTTTTGTTGTACGTGCGAAAAGAGTAGGAACTCAAAATTTTAAATCAACAGATATTGAACAAACTGTTGGTGGGTATATGTTAGCTATGAATAAAAATAGTAAAGGTGTGGATTTAAAAAATGCTGATATTACAATTAATTTGGAATTAGAACACGCTAAATTAAATATTATTACAAAAAAATATTTTGGAATGGGTGGTTTCCCTTTAGGAACTCAAGGTGATATTTTATCTTTAATGTCTGGTGGATTTGACTCAACAGTTGCTTCTTATTTATCTATAAAAAGAGGGATAAAAACTCATTTTATATTTTTTAATCTTGGTGGTTTAGCTCATGAAATAGGTGTTAAACAAGTTGCTTGGTATTTATGGAATAGATTTTCAAGTTCTCATAAAGTATCATTTATAACTGTACCTTTTGAAGATGTTGTTTCTCAAATTTTTAAAGATATAAGTCCTTCTTATATGGGAGTAATGCTTAAAAGATTAATGATACAAGCTTCAGAAAATATAGCAAAAGATTTAAAAATAGATTCTCTTTTAACAGGTGAAAGTGTTGCACAAGTTTCAAGTCAAACTTTAAGAAATTTAAGTTTAATCGATAGTGCATCAAATATGCTTATTTTAAGACCTCTTAGTTTTATGAGTAAGCCAGATATTATTGATATTGCTACAAAAATAGGGACTAGAAAATTTGCTGAAGCAATGCCTGAATATTGTGGTGTTATATCTCAACATCCAGTAACTTTTGGTAGTTATGATAGAGTTGAAAAAGAAGCTAAAGCTTTTGATTATTCGATTTTAGATGAAGCTATTAAAAATGCTAAAATTAAAAGTATAGATGAAGTTCTAGATGATATTTGTGAAATAGGGAGTTTAGAAGTTGTAAATGAGCCAAATAAAAATGATATTGTGATTGATATAAGACAAAGTTTAGATTGTATAAAAACAGATGTTGAAACGTTAAAAATACCATTTTATAATCTTAAAAAAGAGTTTAAAAACTTATCAAAAGAAAAAACATATCTTCTTTATTGTGATAAAGGAGTTTTAAGTCAACTTCATGGGCAGTTTTTAAAAGATAGTGAAGGATATACAAATATTAAAGTTTATAGACCAAAATAA
- a CDS encoding putative Na+/H+ antiporter — protein sequence MPPTTLQIIALVIFVLAIIHIFSVKYFEHLSHRSQKHSGLFHLLGEIEVVFGIWAMVLVIFMFLLLGKQSTVDYVNTRNYVEPMFVFVIMVIAATRPILHTVIAFVKKLSNILPGKGAMGFYFVVLAIVPLLGSFITEPAAMTLAALILSDKLFSQGISNKFKYMTLGVLFINVSIGGTLTNFAAPPILMVAQTWDWSTVFMFKTFGWKAIIAILINTNFMILLFYKELSKINIRTTVSDREKLPFGIVLVHFMFLILVVYFAHYPAFFMILFLLFLGVTYAYQQYQDRLMLREGLLVAFFLGGLVILGGQQEWWLKDIISSLSNAEAFVGAITLGAFTDNAAITYLGSLVEGLSDEFKYYLVAGAVSGGGLTVIANAPNPAGAAILKSHFEDNTIDPRYLFLGALAPTLIASICFIVL from the coding sequence ATGCCACCTACTACCTTGCAAATTATCGCACTTGTTATATTCGTTCTCGCAATTATACACATATTCTCCGTTAAATATTTTGAACATTTATCTCACAGAAGTCAAAAACACTCAGGACTTTTTCACTTATTGGGTGAAATAGAAGTAGTTTTTGGTATTTGGGCTATGGTTTTAGTAATTTTTATGTTTCTTTTATTAGGTAAACAAAGTACAGTCGATTATGTAAATACTAGAAACTATGTTGAACCAATGTTCGTTTTTGTAATTATGGTTATTGCTGCAACAAGACCAATCTTACATACTGTTATAGCTTTTGTTAAAAAATTATCAAATATATTGCCAGGTAAAGGTGCAATGGGATTCTATTTTGTTGTTTTAGCAATAGTTCCTTTATTGGGTTCATTTATTACTGAACCAGCAGCTATGACTCTTGCCGCTCTTATTTTAAGTGATAAGTTATTTTCTCAAGGAATTTCAAATAAATTTAAATATATGACTTTAGGAGTACTTTTTATAAATGTTTCAATTGGTGGTACTTTAACAAATTTTGCTGCTCCTCCTATCTTAATGGTTGCTCAAACTTGGGATTGGAGTACTGTTTTTATGTTTAAAACTTTTGGTTGGAAAGCAATTATTGCAATTCTTATAAATACTAATTTTATGATATTACTTTTCTATAAAGAATTATCAAAAATAAATATTAGAACAACAGTTAGTGATAGAGAAAAGCTTCCTTTTGGGATTGTTTTGGTACACTTTATGTTTTTAATTTTGGTAGTATATTTTGCACACTATCCAGCATTCTTTATGATTTTATTTTTACTTTTTTTAGGTGTAACTTACGCTTATCAACAATATCAAGATAGATTGATGTTAAGAGAAGGTCTTTTAGTTGCATTTTTCTTAGGTGGACTTGTAATCTTAGGTGGACAACAAGAATGGTGGTTAAAAGATATTATTTCAAGTTTAAGTAATGCTGAAGCATTTGTTGGAGCAATTACTCTAGGTGCATTTACAGATAATGCTGCTATAACATATTTAGGGTCATTAGTTGAAGGATTAAGTGATGAATTTAAATATTATTTAGTTGCTGGAGCAGTATCTGGTGGTGGATTAACTGTTATCGCAAATGCACCAAACCCAGCAGGGGCAGCTATTTTAAAAAGCCATTTTGAAGATAATACTATAGATCCAAGATATCTATTTTTAGGTGCACTAGCTCCAACATTAATTGCTAGTATATGTTTTATAGTTTTATAA
- a CDS encoding N-acetyltransferase: MEIRFYKPTVIDIPKMQELVKPEVESGKILLRTEDEMATTIRSYTIVEVDGEMAGFTATHIHSPRLAEVRSLIVKEKFRGLKLGKKLVEACVKEAEFYGIKQVLSLTYEKEFFLRCGFIEIEKEDIPEQKIWADCIRCKLFPICNEVAMVKDL; this comes from the coding sequence TTGGAAATTAGATTTTATAAACCGACAGTTATTGATATACCAAAAATGCAAGAACTTGTAAAACCTGAAGTTGAAAGTGGAAAGATTTTACTTAGAACTGAAGATGAAATGGCTACAACAATTCGCTCTTATACTATTGTTGAAGTTGATGGAGAAATGGCTGGATTTACAGCAACACATATTCACTCTCCAAGACTTGCAGAAGTAAGAAGTTTAATAGTAAAAGAAAAATTTAGAGGTTTAAAACTTGGAAAGAAATTAGTTGAAGCCTGTGTTAAAGAAGCAGAATTTTATGGAATAAAACAAGTTTTATCTTTAACTTATGAAAAAGAGTTTTTTTTAAGATGTGGTTTTATAGAGATAGAAAAAGAGGATATCCCAGAACAAAAAATTTGGGCAGATTGTATTCGCTGTAAACTCTTTCCAATTTGTAATGAAGTTGCAATGGTAAAAGATCTTTAA
- the yihA gene encoding ribosome biogenesis GTP-binding protein YihA/YsxC produces MNLIDATFLQSAQSIVDSPAPNIAEVAFLGRSNVGKSSLLNSLTNKKGLAKSSSTPGKTQLINYFDIKFKTTNEENPYLFARFVDLPGFGYAKVAKSLKAAWNKNLTGYLQQRPNLQIFVHLIDSRHPELEIDKNVDDFLRTIKRGDQIIVNAFTKTDKLNSSELSKLKRDYPEGIFISNLKKRGIIELQNKITGYLFGN; encoded by the coding sequence ATGAATTTAATTGATGCTACTTTTTTACAATCAGCTCAAAGTATAGTTGATTCTCCTGCACCAAATATTGCAGAAGTTGCATTTTTAGGTCGTTCAAATGTTGGTAAATCTTCTTTATTAAACTCTTTAACAAATAAAAAAGGTTTAGCAAAATCATCTTCAACACCTGGAAAAACACAGCTAATAAACTATTTTGATATCAAATTTAAAACAACAAATGAAGAAAATCCATATTTATTTGCAAGATTTGTAGATTTACCAGGATTTGGTTATGCAAAAGTGGCAAAAAGTTTAAAAGCTGCTTGGAATAAGAACTTAACTGGTTATTTACAACAACGCCCAAATTTACAAATTTTTGTACATCTAATAGATTCAAGACATCCAGAACTTGAAATAGATAAAAATGTTGATGATTTTTTAAGAACTATTAAACGAGGTGATCAAATAATTGTAAATGCTTTTACAAAAACAGATAAATTAAATAGTAGTGAATTATCAAAATTAAAAAGAGATTATCCAGAAGGAATTTTTATATCAAACCTTAAAAAAAGAGGTATAATAGAACTTCAAAATAAAATTACAGGATATTTATTTGGAAATTAG
- the lptA gene encoding lipopolysaccharide transport periplasmic protein LptA, translated as MRILAGLIVCSTLLFSQSETLVIDALDFKADDNKGISTFTGNVKVRMGEDKLNADKVDVYFENDKNSKNKVATKYEATGNADFEVISKDKHYVGKGDKIVYNPKKEEYTILGNGFVHEKNDDRKVYGDNIYINQLTGEAKVKGSENKPVKFIINVERGDKN; from the coding sequence ATGAGAATTTTGGCTGGATTAATAGTGTGTTCTACACTTTTATTTTCACAAAGCGAAACTTTAGTAATAGATGCACTTGATTTTAAAGCGGATGATAATAAAGGTATATCTACTTTTACAGGTAATGTAAAAGTAAGAATGGGTGAAGATAAATTAAATGCAGATAAAGTAGATGTATATTTTGAAAATGATAAAAACTCAAAAAATAAAGTTGCTACAAAATATGAAGCTACTGGAAATGCAGATTTTGAAGTAATTTCAAAAGATAAACATTATGTTGGAAAAGGTGATAAAATAGTTTATAATCCTAAAAAAGAAGAATATACTATTCTTGGGAATGGTTTTGTACATGAAAAAAATGATGATAGAAAAGTTTATGGAGATAATATATATATAAATCAATTGACAGGTGAAGCAAAAGTTAAAGGAAGTGAAAATAAACCAGTAAAGTTTATAATAAATGTTGAAAGAGGAGATAAAAATTAG
- the lptC gene encoding LPS export ABC transporter periplasmic protein LptC, translating into MGLKIFVGIIFIISIFFYFTPIKETKKDIKNEDIALFIFEKPNMYSFDKNGLTRIIIAEQAIRYENRDEMYFGDITINNSNEKRDFKSESIKANFIVKKGAIYTLKDDVEYLRDDFVKIYTQHLIYDDLNKIAKNNKPFKAEYYTHKYNGENLYFNIDKDIINSKNTHFEIDMKK; encoded by the coding sequence ATGGGTTTAAAAATCTTTGTAGGGATTATATTTATTATATCAATATTCTTTTATTTTACTCCTATAAAAGAAACAAAGAAAGATATAAAAAATGAAGATATAGCATTATTTATATTTGAAAAACCAAATATGTATAGTTTTGATAAAAATGGATTAACTAGAATAATTATTGCAGAGCAAGCAATTAGATATGAAAATAGAGATGAAATGTATTTTGGAGATATTACTATAAATAATAGTAATGAAAAAAGAGATTTTAAAAGTGAAAGTATTAAAGCAAATTTTATAGTAAAAAAAGGTGCAATTTATACTTTAAAAGACGATGTCGAATATTTAAGAGATGATTTTGTTAAAATATATACACAACATTTGATTTATGATGATTTAAATAAAATTGCAAAAAATAATAAACCATTTAAAGCAGAGTATTATACACATAAATATAATGGTGAAAATTTATACTTTAATATAGACAAAGATATTATAAACTCAAAAAATACACATTTTGAGATTGATATGAAAAAATAA
- a CDS encoding KdsC family phosphatase, which translates to MIELIVFDVDGTLTNGQITYSSNGDEFKSFDVSDGLAIAVWTRNLGKKVAIITGRNSSITEKRAKELNVSHIYQGVKNKLEVLEEILKKESLTLSQVAAIGDDLNDYKMLKNVGLSFTPANGTQYLKDFVNVVCKKRGGEGAAREMIEYIIKKDGMEKEFLNAWV; encoded by the coding sequence ATGATTGAGTTAATTGTTTTTGATGTTGATGGTACATTAACAAATGGACAAATAACTTATAGCTCAAATGGAGATGAATTTAAATCTTTTGATGTCAGTGATGGATTAGCAATAGCTGTTTGGACTAGGAATTTAGGGAAAAAAGTAGCAATTATTACTGGAAGAAATTCATCTATTACAGAAAAAAGAGCAAAGGAATTAAATGTTTCTCATATTTATCAAGGCGTAAAAAATAAACTTGAAGTATTAGAAGAAATTTTAAAAAAAGAGAGTTTAACTTTATCTCAAGTTGCTGCTATTGGCGATGATTTGAATGATTATAAAATGCTTAAAAATGTAGGATTGTCTTTTACCCCAGCAAATGGGACACAATATTTAAAAGATTTTGTTAATGTAGTTTGCAAAAAAAGAGGTGGTGAAGGTGCTGCAAGAGAGATGATTGAATATATAATAAAAAAAGATGGTATGGAAAAGGAGTTTTTAAACGCATGGGTTTAA
- the hisB gene encoding imidazoleglycerol-phosphate dehydratase HisB: MIEINRVTKETDIKCKLNLEGSGQFSINTGVGFFDHMLEALSKHSSIDINLECKGDLHIDFHHTVEDCGIVLGQALKKAIFPIKAVERYGNATVVMDEAAVSCALDLSNRPFLVYEIDVTEKVGLFDVELVEEFFHALSSNAGITLHLIQDRGRNKHHIIEATFKAFAVALRRALVKNEKLGIPSTKGVL, from the coding sequence ATGATAGAAATAAATAGAGTTACAAAAGAGACAGATATTAAATGTAAATTGAATTTAGAAGGTAGTGGACAATTTTCTATAAATACAGGTGTTGGTTTTTTTGATCATATGCTTGAAGCTTTAAGTAAACATAGTAGTATTGATATAAATTTAGAGTGTAAAGGTGATTTGCATATAGATTTTCACCATACAGTTGAGGACTGTGGAATAGTATTAGGACAAGCTTTGAAAAAAGCAATATTTCCTATTAAAGCAGTTGAAAGATATGGTAATGCAACTGTTGTAATGGATGAAGCTGCTGTTTCATGTGCTTTAGATTTATCTAATAGACCATTTTTAGTTTATGAAATAGATGTAACTGAAAAAGTAGGTCTTTTTGATGTTGAATTAGTTGAGGAATTTTTTCATGCTTTAAGCTCAAATGCTGGAATAACTTTGCACTTAATTCAAGATAGAGGTAGAAATAAACACCATATTATTGAGGCTACATTTAAAGCTTTTGCTGTTGCTTTAAGAAGAGCATTAGTGAAAAATGAAAAACTTGGAATCCCAAGTACAAAAGGTGTTTTATGA
- a CDS encoding septal ring lytic transglycosylase RlpA family protein, with protein sequence MRFINKKRYFIYLILVFGFLFTGCSTRQTSYDYSSFHKNTGNTNINNSEAMHRATMRPYEVFGVRYYPFVANVGDTFDGIASWYGPDFHSKKTSNGEIYNMYAMTAAHKTLPMNTVVKVDNLDNGRTTVVRINDRGPFVVGRIIDLSNKAAHEIDMVRKGTAKVKVTVLGYNGLIDDKNAPSVGTIEKKPAVETIDVVEDVIVTTNVNTNIGAPIQTSNSTKPVVGKGKFSIQVGAFSLQAGAIKTVDEYKSKFPSKKVEYSETGGIYRVYIRGFSSYDDGQKFKERNNLTSSIVVQN encoded by the coding sequence TTGAGATTTATAAATAAAAAAAGATATTTTATATATTTAATTCTTGTATTTGGTTTCTTATTTACAGGTTGTTCAACAAGACAAACTTCTTATGATTATAGCTCATTTCATAAAAATACAGGAAATACAAATATTAATAATTCAGAAGCTATGCATAGAGCAACGATGAGACCTTATGAAGTATTTGGAGTAAGATATTATCCTTTTGTTGCAAATGTTGGAGATACTTTTGATGGTATTGCATCTTGGTATGGTCCAGATTTTCATTCAAAGAAGACTTCAAATGGCGAAATTTATAATATGTATGCAATGACAGCTGCACATAAAACTTTACCTATGAATACTGTTGTTAAAGTTGATAATTTAGATAATGGAAGAACAACTGTCGTAAGAATCAATGATAGAGGTCCTTTTGTTGTAGGAAGAATTATAGATTTATCAAATAAAGCAGCTCATGAAATTGATATGGTTAGAAAAGGAACTGCTAAAGTTAAAGTAACAGTTTTAGGATATAATGGACTAATAGATGATAAAAATGCTCCATCTGTTGGAACTATTGAAAAAAAACCAGCAGTAGAAACAATAGATGTAGTTGAAGATGTTATTGTCACAACAAATGTTAATACAAATATTGGAGCACCAATCCAAACATCAAATTCTACTAAGCCAGTTGTTGGAAAAGGAAAATTTAGTATTCAAGTTGGAGCGTTTAGTTTACAAGCAGGTGCAATAAAAACAGTTGATGAATACAAGTCAAAGTTCCCTTCGAAAAAAGTTGAATATAGTGAAACAGGTGGAATATATAGAGTTTATATTAGAGGATTTTCATCTTATGATGATGGACAAAAATTTAAAGAAAGAAATAATTTAACAAGTTCAATAGTAGTACAAAATTAG
- a CDS encoding lytic transglycosylase domain-containing protein — protein sequence MKKLVLIILLLSTSVYANFFTNEDYKVLDELGVPKELLTSSSFLSKYKDLSTQKKIKYYDNLIKKSLLNAKIVREELENEKLPSNLFFLPLIESSYVNQISKKGPSGLWQIMPLTANTLKLKRNEFVDERLDLIKSTQAATSYLKKYYKKFGEWYLSVLAYNAGEGRIIHGLARASLDNYLEKNPNMYHDKVIKLYNIYINDYRKSKKGIDNLYTIYKDLGKKNGEFDYTYLLKYNNSRDYLPKTSINYINMLVSFSILANNDKFKNLDRNSRYNLEKVTAAKGLRLKTIADALSMDYNELKGLNKHLLKEIIPTDKNSYSLYIPHTKVELFDSRIATIKGGLTVENTNIPKKENNTNNLVKSNKTIHIVKQGDTLEGISKKYKVSIKKIKSDNKKQTNMLKIGEKIEIYK from the coding sequence TTGAAAAAACTAGTCTTAATAATACTACTCTTAAGTACTTCAGTTTATGCAAACTTTTTTACTAATGAAGATTATAAAGTTTTAGATGAACTTGGAGTTCCAAAAGAATTACTTACTTCTTCTTCTTTTCTTTCAAAATATAAAGATTTATCAACACAAAAAAAGATTAAATATTATGATAATTTAATTAAGAAATCTTTATTGAATGCAAAAATAGTAAGAGAAGAGTTAGAAAATGAAAAGTTACCTAGTAATTTATTTTTTCTACCACTTATAGAATCAAGTTATGTTAATCAAATAAGTAAAAAAGGACCTTCAGGACTTTGGCAAATAATGCCTCTTACTGCAAATACTTTAAAATTAAAGAGAAATGAATTTGTAGATGAAAGATTGGATTTAATAAAATCTACTCAAGCAGCAACTTCTTATTTAAAAAAATATTATAAGAAATTTGGAGAATGGTACCTATCAGTTTTAGCATATAATGCTGGCGAAGGAAGAATTATACATGGATTAGCACGTGCATCTTTGGATAATTATTTAGAAAAAAATCCTAATATGTATCATGATAAAGTTATCAAATTATATAACATTTATATAAATGATTATAGAAAAAGTAAAAAAGGAATAGATAACCTTTATACTATCTATAAAGATTTAGGTAAAAAAAATGGAGAATTTGATTATACATATTTGTTAAAATATAATAATTCAAGAGATTATCTTCCAAAAACTAGTATAAATTATATTAATATGCTTGTATCTTTTTCAATATTAGCAAATAATGATAAGTTTAAAAATCTAGATAGAAATTCAAGATATAATCTTGAAAAAGTAACTGCTGCAAAAGGTTTAAGATTAAAAACTATTGCAGATGCATTGTCTATGGATTATAATGAGTTAAAAGGTTTAAATAAACATCTTTTAAAAGAGATTATTCCTACAGATAAAAATAGCTATAGTTTATATATCCCTCATACTAAAGTTGAGTTATTTGATTCTAGAATAGCAACTATTAAAGGTGGATTAACTGTTGAAAACACAAATATACCTAAAAAAGAAAATAATACAAATAATTTAGTAAAATCAAATAAAACTATACATATAGTTAAACAAGGTGATACTTTAGAAGGGATATCTAAAAAATATAAAGTAAGTATTAAAAAGATAAAAAGTGATAATAAAAAACAGACAAATATGTTAAAAATAGGAGAAAAAATTGAGATTTATAAATAA
- a CDS encoding TatD family hydrolase has protein sequence MIIDTHCHLDNSQYYEDIDEVIKKALENGIKAFLIPGADLKDLPRAIELSEKYNEVYFAVGVHPYDIDGFDENIMEKYVTHPKCIAIGECGLDYYRLPEDEVEKIENVKRQKEVFIAQVKFAIKHNKPLIIHIREASNDSRQILIDYEARKVGGVLHCYNASEHLLMLAEHNFYFGIGGVLTFKNAKKLVEILPKIPQNKLLIETDAPYLTPHPYRGIRNEPYYTVFVADKMSELLDLSKVEIEDITTKNAKNLFKEFSNIS, from the coding sequence ATTATTATTGATACACACTGCCATTTAGATAACTCTCAATATTATGAAGATATTGATGAAGTTATCAAAAAAGCACTAGAAAATGGTATAAAAGCTTTTTTAATACCAGGTGCTGATTTAAAAGATTTACCAAGAGCAATAGAATTGTCAGAAAAATATAATGAAGTATATTTTGCTGTGGGAGTACATCCATATGATATAGATGGGTTTGATGAAAATATTATGGAAAAATATGTAACTCATCCAAAATGTATTGCTATTGGTGAGTGTGGGTTAGATTATTATCGACTACCTGAAGATGAAGTTGAAAAAATAGAAAATGTAAAAAGACAAAAAGAGGTTTTTATTGCTCAAGTTAAATTTGCAATAAAACATAACAAACCTCTAATTATTCATATACGTGAAGCTTCAAATGATTCTAGACAAATATTGATAGATTACGAAGCAAGAAAAGTAGGTGGAGTTTTACATTGTTATAACGCAAGTGAACATTTACTCATGTTGGCAGAACATAATTTTTATTTCGGTATAGGTGGAGTTTTAACATTTAAAAATGCAAAAAAATTAGTTGAAATTTTACCAAAAATTCCACAAAATAAACTTTTAATAGAAACAGATGCTCCATATTTAACTCCACATCCATATCGTGGTATTAGAAATGAACCATATTATACAGTCTTTGTAGCAGACAAAATGTCTGAACTTTTAGATTTAAGTAAGGTTGAAATAGAAGATATTACAACAAAAAATGCTAAAAATTTATTTAAAGAATTTTCTAATATTTCTTAG
- the hslU gene encoding ATP-dependent protease ATPase subunit HslU, giving the protein MDMTPKQIVAYLDDYIIGQRDAKKTIALALRNRYRRMQVEPKLQEEIMPKNILMIGSTGVGKTEIARRLAKMMGLPFVKVEASKYTEVGFVGRDVESMVRDLLYESISLVTKEFEEKIKDKIDEEVTKKIVEKLVPPLPEAASDSAKEAFIKTYNLMEKKLLSGDLDDKKIEIEVPKKTHVEIIDSSLPFDMSSMQESLNKMLGSLNKDKIKKEVTIKDAKILLRDVASDGLLDTEAIKIEAIKRAENGGIIFIDEIDKIATSKKNNGSDPSKEGVQRDLLPIVEGSSVQTKFGQVKTDHILFIAAGAFHVSKPSDLIPELQGRFPLRVELESLDEEALYKILTNTKNSLLRQYRALLDVEGVELEFDDKAIRAFAKYSVLANEKTEDIGARRLHTVIEKVIEDISFDADEKKGTKVIVDENLVSQKLEKIVDNVDITRYIL; this is encoded by the coding sequence ATGGATATGACACCAAAGCAAATTGTTGCTTATTTAGATGATTACATCATTGGGCAACGAGATGCTAAAAAAACTATTGCATTGGCTTTGAGAAATAGATATAGAAGAATGCAAGTTGAACCAAAACTTCAAGAAGAAATTATGCCAAAAAATATTCTTATGATTGGAAGTACAGGAGTTGGTAAAACAGAGATTGCTAGAAGATTAGCAAAAATGATGGGATTACCATTTGTAAAAGTTGAAGCTAGTAAATATACAGAAGTTGGTTTTGTAGGACGTGATGTTGAATCTATGGTTAGAGATTTACTTTATGAATCAATCTCTCTTGTAACTAAAGAATTTGAAGAAAAAATAAAAGATAAAATAGATGAAGAAGTTACTAAAAAAATAGTTGAGAAATTAGTTCCTCCATTACCTGAAGCAGCAAGTGATAGTGCAAAAGAAGCATTTATAAAAACTTATAATCTAATGGAAAAAAAATTATTAAGTGGAGATTTAGACGATAAAAAAATTGAGATTGAAGTTCCAAAAAAAACTCATGTTGAGATAATTGATTCAAGTTTACCTTTTGATATGAGTTCTATGCAAGAAAGCCTAAATAAAATGCTTGGAAGTCTAAATAAAGATAAAATCAAAAAAGAAGTTACTATAAAAGATGCAAAAATTTTATTAAGAGATGTTGCTAGTGATGGATTGCTTGATACAGAAGCTATAAAAATTGAAGCTATAAAAAGAGCTGAAAATGGTGGTATTATATTTATTGATGAGATAGATAAAATAGCAACAAGCAAGAAAAATAATGGTTCAGATCCATCAAAAGAGGGAGTTCAAAGAGATTTACTTCCAATAGTTGAAGGAAGTAGTGTTCAAACAAAATTTGGACAAGTAAAAACTGATCATATATTGTTTATAGCTGCGGGAGCTTTTCATGTATCAAAACCTAGTGATTTAATTCCAGAGCTTCAAGGAAGATTTCCTTTGAGAGTAGAGTTAGAATCTTTAGATGAAGAAGCACTTTATAAAATTTTAACAAATACTAAAAATTCGCTTTTAAGACAGTATAGAGCACTTTTAGATGTTGAAGGTGTAGAATTAGAGTTTGATGACAAAGCAATAAGAGCCTTTGCAAAATATTCAGTTTTAGCTAATGAAAAAACTGAAGATATAGGTGCAAGAAGACTTCATACTGTTATTGAAAAAGTTATAGAAGATATATCTTTTGATGCTGATGAGAAAAAAGGAACAAAAGTTATTGTTGATGAAAATTTGGTTTCACAAAAATTAGAAAAAATTGTGGATAATGTTGATATTACTAGATACATATTGTAG